In a single window of the Colius striatus isolate bColStr4 chromosome 21, bColStr4.1.hap1, whole genome shotgun sequence genome:
- the KLHL21 gene encoding kelch-like protein 21, with amino-acid sequence MAASTGGSGTAAAAAEPAHAVSLLRGLSALRAERSLLDVTVVAGGREFGAHRAVLAAASGYFRAMFGGALREARAERVRLHGVEPECLARLLDFAYTGRVGGLGPDIAERLLRAADLLQFPAVKEACGAWLARQLEPANALDMQDFAEAFACPALADAAHRFILRHVGELGAQLERLPLPRLLTYLRDDGLCIPKEEAAFQLALRWVRADPAARAPLLPQLLAHVRLPFVRRFYLLAYVESEPLVARCPPCLHLLREARDFQAARLDRHDRGPCARMRPRPSTGLAEILVLVGGCDRDCDELVTVDCYNPRTGHWRYLAEFPEHLGGGYSVAALGNDIYVSGGSDGSRLYDCVWRYNSSVNEWTEVSPMLKAREYHSSTVLDGLLYVIASDSTERYDHSVDSWEALQPMLYPMDNCSTTSCRGKLFAIGSLAGKESMVMQCYDPDSDLWSLVNCGHLPPWSFAPKTVTLNGLMYFIRDDSAEVDVYNPAKNEWDKIPAMLQVHVGGSVAVLGGKLYVSGGYDNTFELSDVLEAYDPETRTWSVVGRLPEPIFWHGSVSIFRQFMPETVQEDEGVTLDNTINLNRQHQDLHNQNLNELR; translated from the exons ATGGCAGCGAGCACTGGCGGCAGCGGgacggcggcagcggcggcggagCCGGCGCACGCGGTGTCTCTGCTGCGGGGGCTGAGCGCGCTGCGGGCCGAGCGCAGCCTGCTCGACGTGACGGTGGTGGCGGGCGGCCGGGAGTTCGGGGCGCACCGCGCCGTCCTGGCCGCTGCCTCTGGCTACTTCCGCGCCATGTTCGGCGGCGCGCTGCGGGAGGCGCGGGCCGAGCGCGTGCGGCTGCACGGCGTGGAGCCCGAGTGCCTGGCGCGCCTCCTCGACTTCGCCTACACCGGCCGCGTGGGCGGGCTGGGCCCCGACATCGCCGAGCGCCTGCTGCGTGCCGCCGACCTGCTGCAGTTCCCCGCCGTCAAGGAGGCCTGCGGCGCCTGGCTGGCGCGCCAGCTGGAGCCCGCCAACGCCCTGGACATGCAGGACTTCGCTGAGGCCTTTGCCTGCCCGGCGCTGGCGGACGCTGCCCACCGCTTCATCCTGCGGCACGTGGGCGAGCTGGGCGCCCAGCTGGAGCGGCTGCCGCTGCCGCGCCTGCTCACCTACCTGCGGGACGACGGGCTCTGCATCCCCAAGGAGGAGGCCGCCTTCCAGCTGGCGCTGCGCTGGGTGCGCGCCGACCCAGCCGCCCGCGCCCCGCTGCTGCCGCAGCTCCTGGCCCACGTCCGCCTGCCCTTCGTGCGCCGCTTCTACCTCCTGGCCTACGTGGAGAGCGAGCCGCTGGTGGCCCGCTGCCCGCCCTGCCTGCACCTCCTGCGCGAGGCGCGCGACTTCCAGGCCGCCCGCCTCGACCGCCACGACCGGGGACCCTGTGCCCGCATGCGGCCCCGGCCCTCCACCGGCCTGGCCGAGATCCTCGTCCTCGTGGGCGGCTGCGACCGCGACTGCGACGAGCTCGTCACCGTTGACTGCTACAACCCGCGCACGGGCCACTGGCGCTACCTGGCTGAGTTCCCCGAGCACCTGGGCGGGGGCTACAGCGTCGCCGCGCTGGGCAACGACATCTACGTCAGCG GGGGATCGGACGGGTCGAGGCTGTACGACTGCGTCTGGAGGTACAACTCCAGCGTGAACGAATGGACTGAGGTGTCTCCCATGCTGAAAGCCAGAGAGTACCACAGCTCCACGGTCCTGGACGGGCTGCTGTACGTCATCGCCTCCGACAGCACGGAGCGCTACGACCACTCAGTGGACAGCTGGGAGGCTCTGCAGCCCATGCTGTACCCCATGGACAACTGCTCCACCACCTCCTGCCGTGGCAAGCTCTTCGCCATAGGCTCCCTGGCTGGCAAAGAGTCCATGGTTATGCAGTGCTATGACCCTGACAGTGACCTCTGGTCCCTGGTGAACTGTGGCCACCTGCCTCCCTGGTCCTTCGCCCCAAAGACCGTCACACTGAACGGGCTCATGTACTTCATCAG AGACGACTCAGCTGAAGTGGATGTTTACAATCCAGCGAAGAATGAGTGGGATAAAATCCCCGCCATGCTTCAG GTTCACGTTGGGGggagtgtggctgtgctgggtgggAAGCTCTATGTGTCTGGTGGCTATGACAACACGTTCGAGCTGTCGGACGTGCTGGAAGCCTACGACCCCGAGACACGGACCTGGAGCGTGGTGGGCCGCCTCCCTGAGCCCATCTTCTGGCACGGCAGCGTCAGCATCTTCCGGCAGTTCATGCCAGAAACCGTGCAGGAGGACGAGGGCGTCACACTGGACAACACCATCAACTTGAACAGGCAGCACCAAGACCTTCACAACCAGAACCTTAATGAGCTTCGTTAG